DNA sequence from the Coturnix japonica isolate 7356 chromosome 3, Coturnix japonica 2.1, whole genome shotgun sequence genome:
TCTCAGGactgcagcccctgcccagtAGCTGCTGACAACTGTTAGCACTTTGCTCTTTAAACTCCAACTCAAGTATGGATGACAAACTCTCATGTTCCTTTATGAACTGTTTTGCTTAATTTacatggttttgcttttttacatgttttcttcACCTTTCTGAGAGATGAATCCTCGTAGAGGCCAGTGTTTATCCAGACTCATTGCCTGAGTGATTGGTAGTGAGTATTCTGTTTGTAAATTAAGAGCAGAATCTATCAAATTGAAGGACACCTTTTGAAAGGACTTGTGTAAAACTTGTGATTCAAGTCTATGatatttcaggggaaaaaaaaccaaaatttTATTAGTTTGACCTTCACCCACGCAGAAAAGGACATTGATGCTCATGTCATAAAACcagagaatggcttggattggaagggtcACTAAAGCCCATCCAATTGCAGTCCCTTGCTTTTAGCATGGCTGCTCCCTCTCACCCCCAATTCAGGCTTCTCCGaaccccatctaacctggctCAGGttcctctgagtgaaaaattcTCTAACATCAAATCTAAACCTCCCCCTTCTAGTTTTAAATAATTGCCCCTTGTTTTATTGCTATCTGCCTTTGTAAAAAGTTGGAGTGCCTCTTGCCTCTAAGATTCTTTTAATCTCTGGAAGACTACAATGAGGTATCCCTGGAGGCTTTTCATAGAAGAGGTGATCCAGCCCCCTGGTTGTCTTCATGGATCTCTtctggatctgctccaacagctctaaATTTTCCTTGTGTTAGGGACAATAACTATGTGTACATAAATTTGTGTATGCACTGGAAAGAACACACAGCTGAACTATGTAATACAGTGACCTGTTTCACTAAAACACATAATTAAAACAACCACTGAGTTCCAGATAAGGTTTTAAGAGGGTTAGCATTTCTAATAGGTTACAGTAAGGTAGATCAACCAATTCTCTGGTTCGTAATCTACAAGTTAAACGTGAATAACAATGCATCAGTACTACCAGACCAGCTGAAATGGTcatgaatgaaatgaaacattcaaTACTTGtccattttattattcatgtgtttatttttattgcatgaGAGCATCTGACAAATGAAAAGTCCAAAAACTGATAAAACTGATACTTCTTCATACTGTGATGTTCACATGAAATAAATCCAGTTTACACGTTCCAAGGAAATAAGCCTTACCATCAAAGGTACAAGTGTTTAATAATATACCAGGATTTAGAGAAGTTCCACTGTCACCTGCTTATGTAAAATGAGCTGTGTATGTTAGAAATAGGTTCTTGGTATGTCataataattaaatgattttcttttactcttttgGAAACTAGCAGCAAGCTCCCACTAAGGAACGTGGAGCCTAGTCCAGAAAGTAGCACTTCTGTCCCATCTCCAACATTACTGAAGCTGAgtagggagaggaagaaaaagttcagcTTTCTCCAACTTCATACATTCCTGCAAGACAACAAATGCTGAGCTGCAACCGTAAGTTGATGGCTTAAAACCATTGTTTATATTAATTTCTAGAACACATAAGGCAACTGATTTAGAAACATCTTTCTCCAAGAAATTTGATCTGAAAAGATGAACATTAAAGGCTAACAGAATTAAGATGCAGGTAAAGACAGAAACACGCAGAAGGTCTTTCAAAGAACTGAGTCCTGTGAGTTATGGTTCATCTACTTTTGACTTCTTGGTTGTGAGGCCATGTACAGAGCTACTAGACAGTAGATAGTCCCGCCTATTGTGAGAGCCATAGTGGTCCGATAAAGCAGCTTATCCGGAACTCCTCGTTTCAGGTGTACAGGCAGCCCATCTGCTTTCTGTaagaagagtttaaaaataaataaaagaaaataagcactCATATGGAAGGCATAATGAACATGATACCTGAGGTGAACTAAGAGATTTTCAAGAGAGAAACCTCCTTACTGACAGGCAACGTACAATCAGATACAACAAGTGCCTTTCATTTAGCAGGATGAATGCAAAGCAAGTTAATTGTATTAGTTAAAGCCATTTAAATGcaggcagagaaaaatatattgtgaaatatttctaaagagGACCTGGGTGAGAAAAATGtaactaacaaaaaaaatgtgaaaagttaCATAGAAAAGGTTATTCACCGAGTCAGACTGATATATTCCAAATGCAAGTggcatgaaagagaaaagggtaCGTTATAAAGCATGTTCTTGATGTTTtaattaacaggaaaaaacaatattttatgaGAAGACTCAGTACACTTACAAATTGCATAGCTAACAAGCTGGCTTTGAAAACCCTACTGTGCTCTTTTTAATTACTATACACCAAACAACTATTTGTTTTGCTCCTCCTGCTCTACTTGCAGTCATATGCTTGGATTCCAAATGTAAAGTGCTTCCAGTAGTCAAATAATACAATAAACGTtttttaggggtttttttgaagcaaatgaaaagataaaCTTACTAGACTTTTCACTTTCTGTATTTGTGCCCCATGCAAGGCTGAGGAAGAAATACAGGTTATACTATACGTCCTTAACTAGAAAAATGTAGGCATTGTAGAATGATGGAAATGGTCCGCCAtgtaaaaatacagcaagatacagttcactttttcattttctttattgtaaTCTCAAAGTTGTCATTACCTGAAAAAATTTCTGTAGGTCTGGCACCTGGTTTTTACCCAAGAAAGAATCAGTTGCTGGTAAATCTGAAGCAAGTTTAGTTGTTGTCCCACAAACCAGAGCTGGGGATTCAGTGGAAACTATTGGTTTGAGTCCCTGcataaataaagattaaaatataaagGTATATAATACTTGTAAATGTACCAGTTGTCATACTAGGCAGGCACACTGCCAGTTATTGCAAGGAtatattacaaaaatatatatttggtATGAAGACCCAtggtttaaacaaacaaaaaaagtgaaaactaatGAAAGATATTCTTAGATACAACACTGGACTTAACAAGCACTatagaaacttttttttttttttttttttttttcccttttaaatgaCAAATCTATAGTTATCATAAGCTTTTCTGGACTGGTATTTGGTTCAAGTTATTTTGGTTTTGCAGAGAGTACCTGGGTCCTACCAGCAGTAGGATTGGGAGCAGGGAATCCCCAACGCTTGGGTTAGACAGAGTGAGGAGACTTTAACTCTTCCTCCCAAATGTCCCAGGTAGTTGCTATATAATTGAGCCTTAAATAATCAGGATGCATGGGTTGGAGGAgaggatggaaggaaaaagaaaataggaagagaggggaaaaaaatgcaaaggagaTGTAGGCAAGGTGTTCAAGGATACTCAAAGCCCTTAATTGGTGGCTGTGTTACACAAGTCCAACAACACCCCCTTATTCGCAtactgctgcagcttttcatcCCTCATGTACTATAAGGCAGCTCATTGTAATTGCCTTTCAGTTCAGATGGCTGTACTCTGATATACAACCTATGTAATCCTGTTTGACGGATAAAATTTTAAGTGTACAGAGTCATAGTAGTTGTGAGGTGGCCTCCTTACCTTTATTGTTATATTAAGCCATTATAATTCAGCACATGACAGCAATGTTCTGCATTATAGCTCCTGATACAactgtatgtttgttttttttctaacacaCCACAAAATGTAAGACGTAACACTGCTGTGTTACTCTGTTTGTGTTACATTTCAAATAGAAGGAGCAATTGATCTTCACAGTGATCTATGTTATTATGCAGCTAAGGCTGCACTGGAATTCTAACTCCAGCTTGAAGGGCTACTTAATAGTTGAAACTGAACAGTATTTTGAGATGAGAGACCCTGGATTGGTTAGCCTGGAGAAGACCAAGAGGGGATCTTTGCTATCATTAACACAAGAATGCTTTTTGATAGGATCACATGAAGCTGTGGTGGCATTGCGATAACAGACTTAAGcgattttgtttctgtgtgaaagTATAATCTACAATATGAAAGGTTACACAGCAGAGTTTCTCAACCAAGTCTCAACTAGTTAAAAGATCTGTGAttagtagattttttttattattattattttttattattttttattaggtACAAGCAAAGTAAGGTGATCAGCTGAAgataaagcagcacagcaacatTTCTACTTGGGCTATGATCAGCCTTGAAGAACGAGGGTACAGCTATCAGGTAAAATTAGATGAGTGTTTTCAAATGGTCCCATTACTATTACTGTATTGAATACAAGCCAGTTCTCTGAGTGAACACTTTGTACTGTATATGTAATGATCACTACAGTCATTAGTCTCTTAAATATAAGCAGCAATTTTTAACCTATTTGACCCCTCACCTGCACTGGCTGAGAAAGTTCCCGTTTATTCAACTGGGCTGAATTATTCATGCTGTGTTACATAGTTTTATTACGTGCTAAAATAAAGTCTTTTAAGAATATCTTCTAAGTCAGAAAGAACAAGTCTCAAGCTAAGGGGTTTTTTGTTAGTATGTGCAGTCATGTTACTGTCACAAAGGCCTTCTGAAATAGATAAGTAAGCATCATGCAAAAGAATGGCTGCTTTTGGTcgttgtttttggtttttgccTTTATCTTCCTGTAAGTAAGCTGCTATATCCGCGCAGTCTGTGAAACAAAGGTTGTAACGCTTTCAGTAGCTGCATTCTCCACATGCACAGACCAGAGAGGCGGACGAACGCAGTGTTGCTCTGCTGCCCGCCTCTACCCGCAATACCGGGCGGCCCAAGTCCGCCTGCAACCCCCAGGACCGCTCCACCTGCGGGGCTCCAGGCCGCGCCTGGAGGACGAGGGCAGCGAAGGTCACGGCCGCCACAGCGCTTAGGGCgagggcggcggcggcagcgccGTTACCTGCGGGTTGTAGGCGGTGGAGGCCGCAGCCCCGACGAGGCGCTGCGTGAAGCCGTTGAACTTGTAGTACATGGTGGGGACGCGAGCTCCCACGACCCCCCGGCGGCGACGCGCGGAGAAGAAGGACCCCGCCGGCTCCTTGCGCCGCCAGGACGAGCGAGGGCCCACGGGTGGCAACAGCGAGTGCCTGCGAGCAGCGCCCCGAGGAGAAGCCGAAGGAGCGAGGGCAAAAGAGACGCCTGAGGGAGAGGCAACACGAGGCTCGGTGCGCTG
Encoded proteins:
- the LOC107311190 gene encoding cytochrome c oxidase subunit 7A-related protein, mitochondrial isoform X2: MYYKFNGFTQRLVGAAASTAYNPQKADGLPVHLKRGVPDKLLYRTTMALTIGGTIYCLVALYMASQPRSQK
- the LOC107311190 gene encoding cytochrome c oxidase subunit 7A-related protein, mitochondrial isoform X1 encodes the protein MYYKFNGFTQRLVGAAASTAYNPQGLKPIVSTESPALVCGTTTKLASDLPATDSFLGKNQVPDLQKFFQKADGLPVHLKRGVPDKLLYRTTMALTIGGTIYCLVALYMASQPRSQK